One Nocardia farcinica genomic region harbors:
- a CDS encoding aldehyde dehydrogenase family protein translates to MAESAQPRLAAHPGGTGRTSVLTSYDPRTGEAVGEYPVQRTAEVARAVRAARAAEKWWGGLGFGGRKRWLLDWKRAIARRSGELVELICTETGKPEADAAIEVVLAIENLDWAARNAARALGRRSLGRNWLTRNHKATVGYLPLGVVGVLGPWNNPVYTPMGSIAYAMAAGNAVVFKPHELTTGVGVWLAESWRALAPDQPVLQAVTGDDATGLALCRAEVDKVAYAGTEAGAREVIAGCAETMTPVVVERDDKGAMIVHVDAKLDDAAEAAVYGAMANAGQNPSGVQCAYVADSVYDSFLHLVIAQARRLRPGADRRASYGPMIMEAQADVVRRQVRDALARGGRAVVGGLESIREPYIEPIVLAEVPEESLAVTGEAIGPVLVVNRVASMEEAAERVNATGNAVAVSVFTRDVHSIEAFAERLRVGVVTINSATAYTGIPALPYGGVGEYGHGHSHGDEGLREFSRTLSIARKRYRGTVNLTTFDRHPRHLRAATAIFQLRHARRP, encoded by the coding sequence ATGGCCGAGTCTGCGCAGCCACGCCTGGCGGCGCATCCGGGAGGCACGGGCCGAACGAGTGTGTTGACGTCCTACGACCCGCGCACCGGGGAAGCGGTCGGCGAGTATCCGGTGCAGCGCACCGCCGAGGTGGCGCGCGCCGTCCGCGCGGCCCGCGCTGCCGAGAAGTGGTGGGGCGGGCTGGGTTTCGGCGGCCGCAAGCGCTGGCTGCTGGACTGGAAGCGCGCCATCGCCCGCCGGTCCGGCGAGCTGGTCGAGCTGATCTGCACCGAGACCGGCAAACCGGAGGCCGACGCGGCCATCGAGGTGGTGCTCGCCATCGAGAATCTCGACTGGGCCGCCCGCAACGCCGCCCGCGCGCTGGGCAGGCGCTCCCTCGGCCGCAACTGGCTCACCCGCAACCACAAGGCCACCGTCGGCTACCTGCCGCTGGGCGTGGTCGGCGTGCTCGGCCCGTGGAACAACCCCGTCTACACCCCGATGGGCTCGATCGCCTACGCGATGGCGGCCGGGAACGCGGTGGTGTTCAAACCGCACGAACTGACCACCGGGGTCGGAGTGTGGCTCGCCGAGAGCTGGCGGGCGCTGGCTCCCGACCAGCCGGTGTTGCAGGCGGTGACCGGCGACGACGCCACCGGGCTCGCATTGTGCCGCGCCGAGGTCGACAAGGTCGCCTACGCCGGGACGGAGGCGGGCGCGCGGGAAGTGATCGCCGGGTGCGCGGAGACGATGACCCCGGTCGTCGTCGAACGCGACGACAAGGGCGCGATGATCGTGCACGTCGACGCCAAACTCGACGACGCCGCCGAGGCCGCGGTGTACGGCGCGATGGCCAACGCGGGCCAGAATCCCAGCGGCGTGCAGTGCGCCTACGTCGCCGATTCGGTCTACGACTCCTTCCTGCACCTGGTGATCGCCCAGGCGCGCAGGCTGCGCCCGGGCGCCGACCGGCGCGCCTCCTACGGTCCGATGATCATGGAGGCGCAGGCGGACGTGGTGCGCAGACAGGTGCGCGACGCGCTGGCCCGCGGCGGGCGGGCGGTGGTCGGCGGCCTGGAGTCCATCCGCGAGCCCTATATCGAGCCGATCGTGCTGGCCGAGGTGCCCGAGGAGAGCCTGGCCGTCACCGGCGAGGCGATCGGTCCGGTGCTGGTGGTGAACCGGGTGGCGAGCATGGAGGAGGCGGCCGAACGGGTCAACGCGACCGGCAACGCGGTCGCGGTCTCGGTGTTCACCCGCGACGTGCACAGCATCGAGGCCTTCGCCGAGCGGCTGCGCGTGGGCGTGGTGACGATCAACTCGGCCACCGCCTACACCGGAATCCCCGCCCTGCCCTACGGCGGCGTCGGCGAGTACGGGCACGGCCACAGCCACGGCGACGAGGGATTGCGCGAGTTCAGCCGCACGCTGTCGATCGCGCGCAAGCGCTACCGCGGGACGGTGAACCTGACCACCTTCGATCGCCATCCCCGGCACCTGCGGGCGGCGACCGCGATCTTCCAGCTGCGCCACGCCCGGCGGCCCTGA
- a CDS encoding ATP-binding cassette domain-containing protein, protein MPSSPQAESPAGVPAGVEPAVVVQDVHKSFGEVHALRGISFTAAKASVLGILGPNGAGKTTTVKVLSTLLRPDSGTAIVAGHDVRTDPAGVRRSIMMTGQYAALDENLSGRENLELFGRLMGLGKSAARKRADTLLEEFDLVGAGKRPVRTFSGGMRRRVDIACGLVVRPEVVFLDEPTTGLDPRSRQGVWDLVTVLKDQGITVLLTTQYLEEADVLSDNIIVIDKGTVIAEGTADELKERTGGSYCEVVPLDPSKLDIAAYALGDLVPAAVLAEIQAGKGGEQLSIPAPEGAATLAEALRRLDAAGVELADIALRRPSLDDVFLSLTGHSGGGA, encoded by the coding sequence ATGCCGAGTTCCCCCCAGGCCGAATCACCCGCGGGCGTGCCGGCGGGCGTCGAGCCCGCCGTCGTCGTCCAGGACGTCCACAAGTCCTTCGGCGAGGTGCACGCGCTGCGCGGTATCAGCTTCACCGCGGCCAAGGCGTCGGTGCTCGGCATCCTCGGACCCAACGGCGCGGGCAAGACCACCACGGTCAAGGTGCTGTCGACCCTGCTGCGGCCGGACTCGGGCACCGCGATCGTCGCCGGACACGACGTGCGCACCGACCCGGCGGGGGTGCGCCGTTCGATCATGATGACCGGCCAGTACGCCGCCCTGGACGAGAACCTCTCCGGCCGGGAGAACCTCGAGCTGTTCGGCAGGCTGATGGGCCTGGGCAAGTCCGCCGCCCGCAAGCGCGCCGACACCCTGCTCGAGGAGTTCGACCTGGTCGGCGCGGGCAAGCGCCCGGTGCGCACCTTCTCCGGCGGCATGCGCAGGCGCGTGGACATCGCCTGCGGCCTGGTGGTGCGCCCCGAGGTGGTCTTCCTCGACGAGCCGACCACCGGCCTCGACCCGCGCAGCCGCCAGGGCGTGTGGGATCTGGTCACCGTGCTCAAGGACCAGGGCATCACCGTCCTGCTGACCACGCAGTACCTCGAGGAGGCCGACGTGCTCAGCGACAACATCATCGTCATCGACAAGGGCACCGTCATCGCCGAGGGCACCGCCGACGAGCTCAAGGAGCGCACCGGCGGCAGCTACTGCGAGGTGGTCCCGCTCGACCCGAGCAAGCTCGACATCGCCGCCTATGCCCTCGGCGACCTGGTGCCCGCCGCGGTGCTGGCCGAGATCCAGGCGGGCAAGGGCGGCGAGCAGCTGTCCATCCCCGCGCCAGAGGGCGCGGCCACCCTCGCCGAGGCGCTGCGCAGGCTCGACGCCGCCGGTGTCGAACTGGCCGACATCGCCCTGCGCAGGCCCTCCCTCGACGACGTGTTCCTCTCGCTCACCGGTCACTCGGGCGGTGGCGCGTGA
- a CDS encoding ABC transporter permease: MTAVAEPTRTDLFAELPQAAPSSFAQWRALTGRVVWTMATKGELVVAFITPLVFTLGFYLPLRYVMKFHGIDYAQFVMPIIVLQTMSVTMLSNAQLAAFEAMTGLSTRLQTMPIGTLVPFLSRISAGIVRSLTSLVGALLFGHMIGFRFEAGIGQAVLFCVSALVIGTVLAIGADGLGSLTKSPEQLSQALTLPTLIFGMLSCGFVPERNFPEWIQPFVRNQPISQFSFALRDMASDGVSWGVLWVPLVWVIAMAVVFTPFAVWASVRRA, encoded by the coding sequence GTGACCGCCGTCGCCGAGCCGACCCGCACCGACCTGTTCGCCGAACTGCCGCAGGCCGCGCCGTCGTCGTTCGCGCAGTGGCGCGCGCTGACCGGCCGCGTGGTGTGGACGATGGCGACCAAGGGCGAGCTGGTCGTCGCCTTCATCACCCCGCTGGTGTTCACCCTCGGCTTCTACCTGCCGCTGCGGTACGTCATGAAGTTCCACGGCATCGACTACGCGCAGTTCGTCATGCCGATCATCGTGTTGCAGACCATGTCGGTCACCATGCTCTCCAACGCCCAGCTGGCCGCCTTCGAGGCCATGACCGGCCTGAGCACCCGGCTGCAGACCATGCCGATCGGCACCCTGGTGCCCTTCCTGTCCAGGATCAGCGCGGGCATCGTCCGCTCGCTGACCTCGCTGGTGGGCGCCCTGCTGTTCGGTCACATGATCGGTTTCCGGTTCGAGGCGGGCATCGGGCAGGCGGTGTTGTTCTGCGTGTCCGCGCTGGTGATCGGCACCGTGCTGGCCATCGGCGCCGACGGCCTCGGCAGCCTGACCAAGAGCCCCGAGCAGCTCAGCCAGGCGCTGACCCTGCCGACGCTGATCTTCGGCATGCTGTCCTGCGGCTTCGTGCCGGAACGCAATTTCCCCGAATGGATCCAGCCGTTCGTGCGCAACCAGCCGATCTCCCAGTTCTCGTTCGCGTTGCGCGACATGGCCTCCGACGGGGTGAGCTGGGGCGTGTTGTGGGTGCCGTTGGTCTGGGTCATCGCAATGGCAGTGGTGTTCACCCCGTTCGCGGTGTGGGCGAGTGTGAGGCGGGCATGA